The Methanoregula boonei 6A8 genome has a window encoding:
- a CDS encoding DUF167 domain-containing protein: MFTPGDTSFPEAKMSTIADAVLEDRDGVLVSIEVTAGAKSDLFPAGYNEWRKAIGCRVAAPAVNGKANKAVIGIISAGTGVPAASVTIVAGLTSSQKKVRIAGITKERLSGLLFSKD, from the coding sequence GTGTTTACGCCGGGCGACACTTCCTTTCCCGAGGCAAAAATGTCCACGATCGCGGATGCAGTCCTTGAAGATCGCGATGGTGTTCTTGTCAGTATCGAAGTCACCGCCGGTGCAAAATCAGATCTCTTTCCTGCAGGCTACAATGAATGGCGCAAGGCTATCGGCTGCCGGGTTGCCGCGCCTGCGGTAAACGGTAAGGCAAATAAAGCGGTTATCGGAATTATCAGTGCAGGTACCGGTGTACCTGCTGCTTCGGTCACTATTGTTGCCGGACTTACCTCGTCCCAGAAGAAGGTGAGGATTGCCGGCATCACAAAAGAACGGTTGTCCGGGCTCCTCTTTTCAAAAGATTAG
- a CDS encoding dihydroorotase codes for MESAPGLVLVNVQLPDGRRTDITIRNGRVVHAGAGVAAGDKKIDCTSLFVLPAAVDIHVHMRGGSQSAKEDWETGSRSALAGGVTVVVDQPNTIPPLTSPELFLNRVRDAQAHSSCSFAVNSGITPGTPIEAMWMAGAMAFGEIFFAPSSYGEAVDKAVFSRALNRIQALGGLATVHAEGITPGEDTGLAAHDALRSGVQEKEAVIAVRECNTCGCRLHFCHMSTAGSIDAAQGSVEVTPHHLFLSREMTGDADCRFKVNPPVRTERERKSLWERWDRIDVIASDHAPHTAAEKALPFPDAPSGVPGVGTLVPLLMAKVLDKQISLADVIRKTSTAPAALIGIPPAGFSPGDRADFALYPRSSSTVEPEFLHSRCGWTPFEGLPAIFPRTVILGGEIAFCDGEFFDTHPAWYPGKGYLPSP; via the coding sequence ATGGAGAGCGCTCCCGGTCTTGTCCTTGTCAATGTCCAGCTTCCCGATGGGCGCAGGACAGATATCACGATTCGCAACGGCCGGGTCGTCCACGCCGGCGCCGGAGTGGCGGCAGGAGATAAGAAAATTGACTGCACCAGCCTTTTTGTCCTGCCGGCTGCCGTGGATATCCACGTCCACATGCGGGGAGGGAGCCAGTCGGCAAAAGAGGACTGGGAGACCGGGAGCAGGAGCGCGCTTGCCGGCGGAGTAACGGTCGTTGTGGACCAGCCAAACACGATCCCGCCCCTTACATCGCCGGAATTATTTCTTAACCGGGTCCGTGATGCTCAGGCACATTCATCCTGCAGCTTTGCCGTCAACAGCGGGATTACGCCGGGCACTCCGATAGAAGCAATGTGGATGGCCGGGGCCATGGCATTTGGGGAGATCTTCTTTGCCCCGTCAAGTTACGGTGAAGCCGTGGATAAAGCCGTGTTCTCCCGCGCGCTTAATCGCATCCAGGCTTTGGGGGGTCTTGCCACGGTCCATGCAGAAGGGATCACTCCCGGTGAAGATACGGGTCTTGCCGCCCACGATGCCCTGCGCTCTGGAGTGCAGGAAAAAGAAGCCGTGATCGCAGTCCGGGAATGCAACACCTGCGGGTGCCGGCTCCATTTCTGCCACATGAGCACGGCAGGATCGATAGATGCCGCACAGGGATCCGTGGAGGTTACTCCCCACCACCTCTTCCTCTCCCGGGAGATGACCGGTGATGCAGACTGCCGGTTCAAGGTAAATCCTCCCGTGAGAACTGAACGCGAGAGGAAGAGCCTCTGGGAGAGATGGGATCGCATCGATGTGATCGCATCCGATCATGCACCTCACACCGCAGCAGAAAAGGCACTCCCCTTCCCGGATGCGCCCTCAGGAGTTCCGGGTGTTGGGACGCTCGTTCCCCTGCTCATGGCAAAGGTGCTGGATAAACAGATCTCCCTTGCGGATGTAATCCGAAAGACTTCAACAGCACCCGCAGCGCTTATCGGTATTCCCCCGGCCGGTTTTTCCCCGGGCGACCGTGCGGATTTTGCCCTGTATCCCCGGTCTTCCAGTACCGTAGAGCCGGAATTCCTGCACAGCAGGTGCGGATGGACACCGTTTGAAGGGCTGCCGGCCATCTTTCCCCGGACAGTGATACTTGGCGGGGAGATCGCATTTTGTGACGGGGAGTTTTTCGACACACATCCGGCCTGGTATCCCGGCAAAGGGTATCTCCCGTCACCGTGA
- a CDS encoding YwbE family protein, translating to MDKRSDTRANGTRRDAIRPGCIVDIVLKEDQRSGKVTRGIVQDLLTNSATHPHGIKVRLRDGRVGRVACVIGTEESSGTGH from the coding sequence ATGGATAAACGATCCGATACCCGGGCAAACGGAACGCGCCGTGACGCCATCCGTCCCGGCTGCATAGTGGATATCGTTCTCAAGGAGGACCAGCGGAGCGGAAAAGTGACCCGGGGCATAGTCCAGGATCTCCTGACCAACTCCGCGACGCACCCGCACGGCATCAAGGTTCGGCTCCGGGACGGGCGAGTCGGGCGGGTAGCCTGTGTCATCGGGACTGAAGAGTCCTCCGGCACCGGGCACTGA
- a CDS encoding type II toxin-antitoxin system HicB family antitoxin, whose amino-acid sequence MRDLITTAEIWKEGSMYTSYCPELDIASCGHTQEEARKNLREVIAIQLEETEKLGTLDDLLNESGYTREGNVIKTGKKIVCFEEIRIPVSIQ is encoded by the coding sequence ATGCGGGATCTCATCACTACTGCTGAAATCTGGAAGGAAGGCAGCATGTACACATCCTACTGCCCGGAACTTGATATTGCCAGTTGCGGTCACACTCAGGAAGAGGCGCGTAAGAACTTACGGGAAGTCATCGCCATCCAGCTGGAAGAAACGGAAAAACTGGGAACTCTCGATGATCTCCTCAATGAATCCGGGTATACCCGGGAGGGGAATGTCATAAAGACCGGCAAAAAAATTGTTTGCTTTGAAGAGATCAGGATCCCGGTTTCAATACAGTAA
- a CDS encoding type II toxin-antitoxin system HicA family toxin: MRIFEKAGCTFIRQSGDHLIFHHPSAKRAVVIPRYDEVPVTIILNNMKTIGMTREDYLRQIHE, translated from the coding sequence GTGAGGATATTTGAAAAAGCGGGATGTACATTCATCCGCCAGAGTGGCGATCATCTTATCTTCCATCACCCTTCTGCAAAACGGGCTGTCGTGATTCCCCGGTATGATGAAGTCCCGGTTACAATCATCCTCAACAATATGAAAACTATTGGCATGACGCGGGAAGATTACCTGCGACAGATCCACGAATAA
- a CDS encoding nucleotidyltransferase family protein, translating to MDIYELIAQKRPDILALADRFAIKNIRIFGSVARKEATEKSDIDFLVEFPPGTSLITHAAFQQELSELLGRSVDVASANGINEHFRRIVLQEAVPL from the coding sequence ATGGACATCTACGAGCTTATCGCACAAAAAAGACCGGACATTCTTGCACTCGCAGATCGGTTTGCCATAAAAAACATCCGGATCTTCGGCTCGGTTGCCCGCAAGGAAGCAACAGAAAAAAGCGATATCGATTTTTTAGTGGAGTTTCCTCCGGGCACATCGCTCATCACCCATGCTGCATTCCAGCAGGAACTCTCGGAACTGCTCGGGCGAAGTGTTGATGTTGCATCGGCAAACGGGATCAACGAACATTTCCGCAGGATCGTGCTACAGGAAGCCGTGCCGCTATGA
- a CDS encoding asparagine synthase C-terminal domain-containing protein: MTSFTCTGWVERDGTRLSPAEIEKVVRADPAGVRTFGGEFFLSWDTCHARDHFGIIPGPGPKGALVCNGEVLSLIEPDPAPCTLEEAIVTAVRLRSDEGVTALSGGVDSGLVAALAQRECVAVGMKGSHDLARARRAADLLGLTCTEVEITSPEIETALPKVIAAIPKKDPVNTGIALTMYFVARWAGEHGYRRILAGQGADELFGGYARYLTSPTLEEDLARDVAGLEFQAARDQAVAALFGTYLSMPYLDIRVVRAARAIPACEKVRDGQRKIPLREIAAHHIPQELAGYEKKAMQYGSGVWGELKKLARKNGYKTSVQDYIDHIGRVEHGH, encoded by the coding sequence ATGACATCCTTTACCTGTACCGGCTGGGTTGAACGGGACGGTACCCGGCTTTCCCCGGCAGAGATCGAGAAGGTGGTGCGGGCCGATCCGGCAGGGGTCCGGACGTTCGGCGGCGAATTCTTCCTCTCATGGGATACGTGTCATGCACGCGATCATTTTGGCATCATCCCGGGCCCGGGCCCGAAGGGTGCGCTTGTCTGCAATGGCGAGGTGCTGAGTCTGATCGAGCCGGACCCGGCACCGTGCACCCTTGAGGAAGCGATTGTGACCGCGGTCCGGCTCCGCAGCGATGAGGGTGTTACCGCACTCTCGGGCGGCGTGGACTCGGGTCTTGTGGCTGCGCTTGCACAGCGCGAATGCGTGGCTGTCGGTATGAAGGGTTCCCATGATCTTGCCCGTGCGCGGCGTGCGGCAGACCTTCTTGGCCTTACCTGTACTGAGGTTGAGATCACTTCCCCTGAGATCGAGACAGCCCTCCCGAAGGTAATTGCGGCTATACCAAAAAAAGACCCGGTCAATACCGGTATCGCCCTCACCATGTATTTTGTTGCCCGGTGGGCAGGAGAGCACGGGTACCGCCGCATCCTTGCCGGGCAGGGGGCAGACGAGCTCTTCGGCGGCTATGCCCGGTATCTCACCTCTCCTACCCTTGAAGAAGATCTCGCACGGGATGTTGCAGGGCTGGAATTCCAGGCCGCACGCGACCAGGCAGTTGCCGCCCTGTTTGGGACATATCTCTCCATGCCCTACCTGGATATCCGGGTTGTGCGCGCTGCACGCGCCATCCCGGCCTGCGAAAAAGTACGGGACGGGCAGCGTAAAATCCCCCTGCGGGAAATTGCAGCGCACCACATCCCGCAGGAACTGGCCGGCTATGAGAAGAAAGCCATGCAGTACGGGAGCGGGGTTTGGGGAGAGCTAAAGAAGCTTGCCCGTAAAAATGGTTATAAAACGTCCGTGCAAGATTACATAGACCACATCGGACGGGTGGAACATGGTCACTGA
- the gatC gene encoding Asp-tRNA(Asn)/Glu-tRNA(Gln) amidotransferase subunit GatC — protein MVTEKDVEHIGELADIGIDTHELATFTGQFNAIVEYFDVLDRVKGDGAVSRDLYNILRDDEIEPSLPQEEALKNAGAQEDGFIKAPRVM, from the coding sequence ATGGTCACTGAAAAAGACGTAGAGCATATCGGTGAACTTGCCGATATCGGCATCGATACCCATGAACTTGCCACTTTTACCGGCCAGTTCAATGCAATTGTGGAATATTTTGACGTGCTTGACCGGGTGAAGGGAGACGGAGCGGTCAGCCGGGATCTCTATAATATCCTCCGGGATGACGAGATCGAACCGTCGCTCCCGCAGGAAGAAGCGTTAAAGAATGCCGGGGCACAGGAAGACGGGTTTATCAAGGCCCCACGGGTGATGTAG
- the gatA gene encoding Asp-tRNA(Asn)/Glu-tRNA(Gln) amidotransferase subunit GatA — protein sequence MAEHTIRFEPDDRYNAFLTVCPHPDHGKGDLSGIAVAVKDNISTLGIETTCASKILKGYVPPYDAHAVTLLKNAGAAVAGKTNMDEFGMGTSTENSAFGPTLNPRDTGRVPGGSSGGSAAAVAAGMVRMALGTDTGGSIRCPAAFCGIVGLKPTYGRVSRYGLIAYANSLETIGPMAANVSDVSLLMSVIAGHDRRDTTSYDRPYQHTPSAEIKRLRIGIPEEYFGAGVDPEVASVVKRAIGRLEELGAVTVPCSIPSMEYALAAYYVICTSEASSNLARFDGVRYGPAADTKKSWHAAYQDVRKQGFGPEVRRRIMLGTFALSSGYYGKYYAKAQVARENVRKDFARLLTDVDVLCGPTMPTIAFKLGEKSDPLSMYLSDILTVPVNLAGIPAISVPCGKVQGMPVGLQVMGRPFEDERVVDVAYAYEQAVKA from the coding sequence GTGGCAGAGCATACGATCCGTTTTGAACCAGACGACCGGTACAACGCGTTCCTGACCGTCTGCCCGCACCCGGACCATGGCAAAGGAGATCTCTCCGGCATCGCAGTTGCCGTCAAGGACAATATCTCAACCCTGGGCATCGAGACTACCTGCGCATCAAAGATCCTCAAAGGCTATGTTCCGCCCTACGATGCGCACGCGGTGACCCTGCTCAAAAATGCCGGCGCAGCGGTGGCCGGCAAGACCAACATGGACGAGTTCGGGATGGGCACAAGCACCGAGAACTCGGCGTTTGGTCCCACCTTAAATCCCCGTGACACCGGAAGGGTTCCCGGCGGATCTTCCGGGGGAAGTGCTGCCGCGGTTGCAGCGGGCATGGTGCGGATGGCGCTTGGCACTGACACCGGGGGTTCAATCCGCTGCCCCGCTGCGTTCTGCGGGATCGTGGGCCTGAAGCCTACGTACGGCCGGGTCTCCCGGTACGGCCTGATCGCGTACGCAAATTCGCTGGAGACGATCGGTCCGATGGCAGCAAACGTGTCCGATGTCTCGCTGCTGATGTCGGTGATTGCCGGGCACGACCGGCGGGACACCACCTCGTACGACCGGCCGTACCAGCACACCCCGTCCGCTGAGATAAAAAGGCTGAGGATCGGTATCCCGGAGGAGTACTTCGGGGCAGGGGTTGACCCGGAGGTTGCATCCGTAGTCAAGAGGGCGATAGGCCGGCTTGAAGAGCTCGGCGCCGTCACCGTCCCGTGCAGCATCCCGTCGATGGAATATGCACTCGCCGCTTACTATGTGATCTGCACCAGCGAGGCCAGTTCCAACCTTGCGCGGTTCGACGGGGTCCGGTACGGCCCGGCTGCCGATACCAAAAAGTCGTGGCATGCGGCGTACCAGGACGTGCGGAAGCAGGGGTTCGGCCCCGAGGTCCGGCGCCGGATCATGCTCGGGACGTTTGCCCTTTCCTCGGGATATTACGGGAAGTATTATGCAAAAGCGCAGGTGGCCCGGGAGAATGTCAGGAAGGACTTTGCCCGGCTCTTAACTGACGTGGACGTGCTCTGTGGTCCCACGATGCCAACCATCGCGTTTAAGCTGGGCGAAAAGAGCGACCCGCTCTCCATGTACCTTTCCGATATCCTGACCGTGCCGGTGAACCTTGCCGGTATACCGGCGATCTCGGTGCCCTGCGGGAAGGTGCAGGGGATGCCGGTCGGGCTCCAGGTGATGGGCAGGCCGTTTGAAGACGAGCGCGTGGTGGACGTTGCCTATGCGTACGAGCAGGCGGTGAAGGCATGA
- the gatB gene encoding Asp-tRNA(Asn)/Glu-tRNA(Gln) amidotransferase subunit GatB: MIDADVIVGLEVHCQLDTKSKLFCGCSTDYRDDGPNTHVCPICLGLPGTMPALNKRAIEYAMKVAKALNCTIVPESEFSRKNYFYPDLDKAYQITQYDKPLAQGGYVEIEGDDGKERKIQLTRIHVEEDPGRLVHMGNAERGRYSLVDYNRAGIPLIEIVSEPDMRSPKEARKFLNKLRATLEYLGVFDSEKEGSLRVDANISLRGNERVEVKNITSYKGVEKALTFEVTRQKNLIRRGLPVERETRHYLEARGITQSARSKETENDYRYFPEPDLRPLRVQSWVKDIALPELPDARRERFVTQYSCSLNHARTLTGELKMANFFEGVVSGDRAGLCSLAATWIADTLAGELNYRNMGIDCVDPHRFGSLLAILRAGTITDKSGVEVLRVMLDEQLKGETVETPEAIVARLNLAKTAGDDGALAAAVKEVISENPKAIEDYKAGKNGAINFLVGQVMKKTRGRADPGELNRLVVAALKDGGQ, encoded by the coding sequence ATGATCGATGCAGATGTGATCGTTGGCCTTGAGGTCCACTGCCAGCTGGATACAAAGAGCAAGCTCTTCTGCGGCTGCTCCACGGATTACCGGGACGATGGCCCCAACACCCATGTCTGCCCGATCTGCCTTGGCCTCCCGGGCACGATGCCGGCCTTAAACAAGCGTGCAATCGAATACGCCATGAAAGTGGCAAAAGCGCTCAACTGCACGATTGTCCCTGAGTCCGAGTTCTCGCGGAAGAACTACTTCTACCCAGACCTTGACAAAGCTTACCAGATTACGCAGTACGACAAGCCGCTTGCACAGGGCGGATATGTCGAGATCGAGGGCGACGACGGGAAGGAGCGGAAGATCCAGCTCACCCGCATCCACGTGGAGGAGGACCCGGGCCGGCTCGTGCACATGGGAAATGCCGAACGCGGGCGGTACTCCCTTGTGGATTACAACCGTGCCGGCATCCCGCTCATCGAGATTGTCTCCGAGCCGGACATGCGCTCGCCAAAGGAGGCAAGGAAATTCCTCAACAAGCTCCGCGCCACGCTCGAATACCTTGGCGTCTTTGATTCGGAAAAGGAGGGATCGCTGCGTGTCGATGCAAACATCTCTCTGCGGGGAAACGAGCGCGTGGAAGTCAAGAACATCACCTCCTATAAAGGAGTGGAAAAGGCGCTCACCTTCGAAGTGACCCGGCAAAAGAACCTGATCCGGCGCGGCCTTCCCGTGGAACGCGAGACCCGGCACTACCTTGAGGCCCGGGGGATCACCCAGTCGGCCCGCTCCAAGGAGACGGAGAACGATTACCGGTACTTCCCCGAGCCCGACCTCCGGCCCCTCCGGGTCCAGTCATGGGTAAAGGATATCGCGCTCCCCGAGCTTCCGGATGCCCGGCGCGAACGGTTCGTTACCCAGTACAGCTGCTCGCTGAACCATGCCCGGACCCTGACCGGCGAACTCAAAATGGCCAACTTCTTTGAGGGCGTGGTTTCCGGCGACCGGGCGGGGCTGTGCAGCCTTGCGGCCACGTGGATTGCCGACACTCTTGCCGGGGAACTTAACTACCGGAACATGGGGATCGACTGTGTAGACCCGCACCGCTTCGGCAGCCTGCTTGCCATTCTCAGGGCCGGAACCATCACGGATAAAAGCGGTGTCGAAGTCCTCCGGGTCATGCTCGATGAGCAGCTCAAAGGAGAGACCGTGGAGACGCCCGAAGCGATCGTAGCACGGCTCAACCTTGCAAAGACTGCCGGGGATGACGGGGCCCTTGCCGCTGCGGTAAAAGAAGTAATAAGCGAAAATCCAAAAGCAATCGAGGATTACAAGGCCGGAAAGAACGGGGCGATAAACTTCCTTGTCGGCCAGGTAATGAAAAAGACCCGGGGCCGCGCCGATCCCGGAGAACTCAACCGTCTGGTAGTCGCGGCCCTGAAGGATGGGGGACAGTGA
- a CDS encoding DNA topoisomerase I, translating into MHLIVAEKNISAHRIAQILAGGTRVIEKKDAGVSTYSFGDTITVGLRGHVVEVDFEPGYENWRSEKYTPRSLIDAKTIKVPTEKRIVSLVQKLARHADRVTIATDFDTEGELIGKEAYELVRAVNKNVKIDRARFSAITAQEIGSAFANTTDLDFALAAAGEARQSIDLMWGASLTRFISLAAKRGGNNILSVGRVQSPTLSMIVDREKEIEKFVPEKYWQLGLLTEKAGEQIEARHTNGRFKDQKAAELARDRTKEPLVVTEVREGTKQDRSPSPFDTTTYIVAAARLGFSAANAMRIAEELYMNGYISYPRTDNTVYPASLDLNGVLATIRNSPFTKDVDWIISHRRAEPTRGKKSSTDHPPIYPTGVATREGIGDDAFRIYELVLRRFLATLAPDALWKTLKVNFEAGGETYTVTGGLLLEPGWHAVYPFSEAKETILPAFVTGEKLPIRKVNLEEKETLPPARYTQSKLIQRMEELGLGTKSTRHEVIARLVSRKYIEGNPLRPTLVGRVVTEALEQNADTITKPEMTQTIESHMQQIKESKRTRDDVIAESRSMLHKAFDQLEANEQVIGNDIRDRTAEELNLGRCPACGGTLAIKHMRGSTQFIGCSRYPECTFNIGLPVTQWGWAVRTDDICDKHHLHFVRLVRKGARPWDIGCPLCHHISSNAESLTEIPSMDEALLEKARSKHIYTVAEIARSEPDALAKSLDLPLEKAGKLKSEAGIVLEKLRRRSECRKFLRNHLIPRKGRSYAKIMEALGQSGVTDLASLAHATPATLQQAGIGETEARDLLTEARLTHNSQLLKGTGIPAVSLKKYLEAGVSGPEDFVSTGAEKLATLTGMSTGTINRHLALVCEYLHRPVPLAVPKAKLAKGRKELLSVKGLAATTADKLIGAGVISGDLLLAADTKKLAASTGIDEEKLRGYQALMKKKKENAIIRI; encoded by the coding sequence GTGCACCTGATCGTTGCTGAAAAGAACATCTCGGCCCACCGGATTGCCCAGATCCTGGCCGGAGGTACCAGGGTTATCGAGAAAAAGGATGCCGGGGTATCCACCTACAGTTTTGGGGATACTATCACGGTGGGGCTGCGCGGCCACGTGGTGGAAGTGGATTTCGAGCCCGGCTATGAGAACTGGCGCAGCGAAAAGTACACACCCCGCAGCCTGATCGATGCAAAAACCATCAAGGTGCCTACCGAAAAAAGGATCGTTTCCCTTGTCCAGAAACTTGCCCGCCATGCAGACCGGGTTACCATTGCCACTGATTTTGATACCGAGGGGGAACTGATCGGGAAAGAGGCCTATGAATTGGTGCGTGCGGTCAATAAGAACGTAAAGATCGACCGGGCCCGGTTCTCCGCGATCACAGCGCAGGAGATTGGTTCTGCCTTTGCAAACACAACTGACCTTGATTTTGCTCTTGCCGCTGCCGGCGAAGCCCGCCAGTCCATCGATCTCATGTGGGGCGCATCGCTCACCCGGTTTATATCGCTTGCCGCAAAGAGGGGAGGCAACAATATCTTATCCGTGGGCCGGGTCCAGAGCCCCACGCTCTCCATGATCGTTGACCGGGAAAAAGAGATCGAGAAGTTTGTCCCGGAGAAGTACTGGCAGCTGGGCCTTCTTACGGAAAAGGCGGGCGAGCAGATCGAGGCCCGGCACACAAACGGCCGCTTCAAGGACCAGAAGGCAGCAGAACTTGCCCGTGACCGGACAAAAGAACCGCTCGTGGTAACCGAGGTCAGGGAAGGTACAAAACAGGACCGGTCCCCGTCCCCGTTCGACACCACCACCTACATTGTTGCAGCAGCCCGGCTGGGTTTTTCTGCTGCAAATGCGATGCGGATTGCCGAAGAACTGTACATGAACGGGTACATCTCGTACCCCAGAACGGACAATACCGTATACCCGGCATCCCTTGACCTCAATGGCGTGCTTGCCACGATAAGGAACTCGCCCTTTACAAAAGACGTTGACTGGATCATTTCCCACCGGCGGGCCGAGCCTACACGAGGGAAGAAATCCTCTACCGATCACCCGCCGATCTATCCCACCGGTGTTGCCACCCGGGAAGGGATCGGGGATGACGCATTCCGGATCTACGAACTGGTGCTGCGCCGGTTTTTGGCAACGCTTGCCCCGGATGCACTCTGGAAGACCCTCAAGGTGAACTTTGAGGCCGGTGGCGAAACCTACACCGTGACCGGAGGGCTCCTGCTCGAACCGGGCTGGCATGCGGTGTACCCGTTCTCCGAAGCAAAGGAGACGATCCTCCCGGCATTTGTTACCGGAGAGAAACTACCGATACGAAAAGTCAACCTTGAGGAAAAGGAGACCCTTCCCCCTGCCCGGTACACGCAGAGCAAGCTCATCCAGAGGATGGAAGAGCTTGGCCTTGGCACCAAGAGTACGCGCCATGAGGTGATAGCACGGCTTGTCTCCCGCAAATATATCGAAGGTAATCCCCTTCGTCCGACCCTTGTGGGCCGGGTAGTGACCGAGGCGCTGGAGCAGAACGCCGATACGATCACCAAACCCGAGATGACCCAGACAATCGAATCGCACATGCAGCAGATAAAGGAGAGCAAGCGGACCCGCGACGATGTGATTGCGGAATCGCGCAGCATGCTGCATAAGGCATTTGACCAGCTCGAGGCAAACGAGCAGGTGATAGGAAACGATATCCGGGACCGCACCGCAGAGGAACTCAACCTGGGCCGCTGCCCGGCCTGCGGCGGGACGCTTGCGATCAAGCACATGCGGGGATCGACCCAGTTCATTGGCTGTTCGCGGTACCCTGAGTGTACATTCAATATCGGTCTCCCGGTCACCCAGTGGGGCTGGGCAGTCCGCACCGACGATATCTGCGACAAGCACCACCTCCACTTCGTGCGCCTTGTCAGGAAGGGCGCCCGTCCCTGGGATATCGGCTGCCCGCTCTGCCACCATATCAGCTCCAATGCAGAGTCCCTCACCGAGATCCCCTCCATGGATGAGGCCCTTCTCGAAAAGGCGCGATCAAAGCATATCTACACAGTCGCGGAGATCGCACGGAGCGAGCCGGATGCCCTTGCAAAGTCCCTTGACCTGCCCTTAGAGAAAGCAGGGAAACTAAAAAGTGAAGCCGGGATTGTCCTTGAAAAGCTGCGGCGGCGCTCCGAGTGCCGCAAGTTTTTGCGCAACCACCTGATCCCGCGCAAGGGGCGCAGCTATGCAAAGATCATGGAAGCCCTCGGTCAGTCCGGGGTAACAGATCTCGCAAGCCTTGCCCATGCAACCCCGGCAACACTCCAGCAGGCCGGTATTGGCGAAACCGAGGCCCGTGACCTTCTTACTGAGGCCCGGCTCACCCATAACAGCCAGCTCTTAAAAGGGACCGGTATCCCGGCCGTGAGCCTGAAAAAGTACCTGGAAGCCGGCGTTTCCGGTCCTGAAGATTTTGTCTCCACCGGGGCAGAGAAACTTGCGACCTTAACCGGGATGAGCACCGGCACGATAAACCGGCACCTGGCCCTTGTCTGCGAGTACCTGCACCGCCCCGTGCCG